In Clupea harengus chromosome 23, Ch_v2.0.2, whole genome shotgun sequence, the sequence attttaaaatgcaaacaaaagaaGTCTCCATTTTGGATTACGATCGATGGGTAATCCACATATGTACTGTAGTACCATAAATGATCATTAAAGCTACAACACGTAAAAAAGGGCTGCACCACCTTACTTCATGTCTGACAGATGAGGACCCAGTATTAACCAGAGATGGCGATTACTTATCCCCAATCATATTGACAAGTAGACAAGCCCACTCAATCACAAGCTTGAAGACACAATGTCCATGTTGtccaaaaaaagggggaaacTCTAATGAAATGGGTttcttgaaaaacaaaacaaaacggaGTTTCCCTTCGAATAAGATATGCCATATGCTAATACAACTGCTTCTTAAAGGGTTTGTGATCATATTTTACAATGCTAATGGAGGAATCTTATCTTGGGTTTGTATTTACTAGGGGGTATTCCAAGAACGTGAAAAACTTGGGTAAATGAACTCCGCAAGTGGTGAACCTCCTAAAAGAAGAcccctatggctttgttttacTAAGATAAtcaagccatagggctcttctattaggtttaccacttactgagttaacttaccaagtttgtcactaaaccTCATGCTTGGAATAACCCCCTGGTCAGGGTGCTGGTTTACATACATCTGTGTTGGTCTGGTTCTGAAGTAAAAAGGGCCTAcgtttctggaagtttctcagAGTACAGACCTGCTCTGGGAAAAGGTTTCTTCTGGTCAGTATCCTACTAGAGTATTACATTATTCTTACTAACAAAGAGGTGCTGCTCTCAGACCAGTCCTGTGCATCTTGAGATACTTTCTGAGTGAGGGCTCAGAGTACATACAGGTGCCAGGCCAGAGCTCCTGCCGTTTCCCCAGTTCTAAGGGACAGAAGGGGAGATGGTGGAGATGCGTACGGGTGAGCACTCAGTAAAGAGCATCAGAGTTGCTGCTTCGTGGCCTCTTGATCTTTTCGATGTTCTTCAGGATCATGTCGTGCAATGTCACCTGTTGACAGAACAACAATATGTGTCAGAGCATTGTTTACATAGCAGCCCTCCACTGAAGACACTTCACGAGTCCAAGTTTCCTTTTGTGCACCGGTGAAGCATGGAGTCTTTGGAACAACTTGCCAACTTCTCATTTATTAATACTGACCAAGCACTTTAAAGGTGcactatttatttatattattattaatatattatatattcacATTTCTGGGCAACGTGCATCCAGGTTCTTTGTTTAAGGTgtttctatctgtttctctttcattttctgtctcaAAAATGTACGCAGTTGTCATAAAATAGTAGAGAATCCGAACGAACAGGAATactgtgttttttgtattttttccttACCAAATGAAAAAACCTACAGCAACAGTTTAACCAAAAATCAATGTGGTTATTTTCTGTCAATTCAGTTCACCCTTGTCTGATATTCTCAATATTATGATCCGATATTATTTCCCAACGCAACCATACTGTCCAACTACACATGCCATTGCATTCATGCTCATTATCTCCTCCCGCCACTGGCAAATGCACATACTATGTTTCATCAGTCCTTGTACTTCTATTCATGCTTTCAGATGTACCCTAAGTGACActggttcacacacaaacactctctgagCTAAGTGGCTTCAGGATGTTCCAATACAGAATAAACTGCATCCTGTATGAATTTTCTATAACAAGCATTTATGATTCCTTCTTGACAGGATGACTATTATAAGAGCTGGAAAACAACTTTGTAACTTAGGCTTGAAATAGGGACAGAGGTTAGAGACATTATGCAGTCGAGCATATCAGCTACAACTTCagagcaaaaagaaaagaaacttcACATGTAGACATACTGATCACTTGCAAACACTGATCTAAAAACCAGCCCCAAAATAACTCTGTTGCCCAACTGATTTACCTCACATCACCTAACTCAAGCACAGTGTGAGGTCAGTGTTCATTTCTGTGTCAGATATGGAGGGAAAGAAGCGATTAGTTAGTGAGGTTACTTACATATTGATTTCTCAGCTCTGACACTATGATCTTGAGACTGATGTATTCCTTCTCGTCAATCTCAGTCACGGTGCGACGATAGTCTTCCTACagaagacacaaacatacagactcAGTTCTTCATGAAAGATCTGACAGTGACTTGGGTACTAATTCCCACATTCAGTAATCAACCATTGTAAATACTTTTGCATACTAAAAACACAGGACGGCACTTACCACATGAGGATATTTAGCTATTTTGGACACCAACTTTGCCCTCGTAATGTAGTACCTTAAATTGTCAAAAGGAATAGGGTGAGAATAAATGTTAAATTTCAAGTTATACAGACATTTCAAGTGCTACATTATAGCATCATGGTCCGCTGTTGCCCACCTTGATATCTGGTCTAGATAAGATGCTGCTTCTCCTTCCACTGTTCTCAGCTCAGCTACAGTCTCCTCCTGCAGGAGAAGACAACAGCTGTTCAGTGTTGGCCTTAAAACATAAACCACATGGCACACCAAGTGTACACTTGGATTCGATTGACATGAAAGGCACAGGAATCTTGCTTTAAGGGAAGGGATTAAATGACTTTTAAAAGACCAAACACTGACATGTGATGGGGTACAAGCATAATAAGGGAAAACTGGATGTGTTTACAAATGACCAATTGAGTTTTTGCCTTTGCCTAGAACAATTCATTTCATGCACCACAGACTGTTAAGTGAAAGagttgagagaaagaaaaaaaagttcacCTGAATTGACACTCCAAAGTTGTTGCCATCCTCTATTCTAGGAATTAACAACTGAACCCACATTttgacctgagagagagagaaaaaaaagtagaagcaTAATGTTTATATCCAAGTATTACTGACCTTCCGTGGTTTCTCAACCTTTCATTTAACTTGAGGAATCACTGCATGCTCTGCATACTGTGCTTTTAAAACTCACTGTGTTGCATTTCTCTATGAGAGTCCTGATCTCTGGTTTGACCCTCTCAATCAGGTCCAGCAGCTTGCCGTTGCACTTCATCATCCCTCCAGGCATGACAAACACCTTAGTCCCAGATactgtggaggaagagaggaaagaaatgtTATGGTTGATACCTGGTACCGAGACCACAAATCAAAACATCATACATTAAAGCACCAACAATTTAATAGCCTAAATGGAATACCTTTATCCTCTCCTGGACATTCCTcgagttttctcttttttgcatTTTGCTGTGGCGGATAATGTCACAGTTAGTTAATAGCTTCAAAACCATCAGCCTGTAAATGAAGGGCCATCCCCAAGCATAGAGGCTCATTAAGACATTAAACCAGTATGCACTTTGTTTTCGTCCGCTCTTTAAGCATTATTAAGCACTAGGGAATACTGTCATCTGATATAATATCTGAAAAATTAAACGTCTGATATATTTTGGCTCTTACTGTGTCCAGGCCGTCGTGGATGTCTTTTAACAGAATGGGATCTGGCACAGATAAGTTTATATCTGAATGGATATCCTTCAGCTCCTTGATGTTTAGGACGGGTTCCTATATGAAACAAGCACGTGTGGAATCAGCCTAACCACTAACCCACATTATTCAATATCtcaacacaggaaaaaaaagtagCAAGCCCACCACCAGGAATCGACACAGCTAACATAACAATACTTACTTTGAGGAACTGATCAAGTTCTAATAATTTCTTTGGAAAAAAGCTGGCCACCAGGTGCTCTGCCTATGAAATTATAAAACAGTGAATTGTTAGGTGCAGTCTGAATATATGGCATATGTTATATTATCTCTCTGTCGAGGAACGTACCTCTGCAGTGATTCGTTCCCTGAAAGCATCAACCTACCGAAACATAATACAGaaattttgttatttgtttacaTCTTGCG encodes:
- the psme3 gene encoding proteasome activator complex subunit 3; translated protein: MSSLLKVDNELKTKVDAFRERITAEAEHLVASFFPKKLLELDQFLKEPVLNIKELKDIHSDINLSVPDPILLKDIHDGLDTQNAKKRKLEECPGEDKVSGTKVFVMPGGMMKCNGKLLDLIERVKPEIRTLIEKCNTVKMWVQLLIPRIEDGNNFGVSIQEETVAELRTVEGEAASYLDQISRYYITRAKLVSKIAKYPHVEDYRRTVTEIDEKEYISLKIIVSELRNQYVTLHDMILKNIEKIKRPRSSNSDALY